The following are from one region of the Salvia hispanica cultivar TCC Black 2014 chromosome 1, UniMelb_Shisp_WGS_1.0, whole genome shotgun sequence genome:
- the LOC125197122 gene encoding geranylgeranyl transferase type-1 subunit beta-like isoform X2: MEDEEFCDFDSESLSFEKDRHIYYLEMMYRGLPAPYQGQETIRLTLAYFVISGLDIFGALDRIDKEAVINWVLSLQAHPKDDRIFENGQFYGFHGSRSSQFQSDNDRAAQLNGSHLASTYCALAILKTVGYDLSQIDSEVLLKSMRTLQQPNGCFMPIHTGGETDLRFVFCAAAICSMLKNWSGMDREKAKEFIRNCQSYDGGFGLLPGAESHGGATYCAVASLKLMGFLGEDSLSGKASSDVINVPLLLDWSVQKQAFEDGGFRGRANKATDTCYAFWVGGTLRIVQADKFINEEALRGFLLTCQYKYGGFSKFPRMLPDIYHSYYGFCAFSMLREPGLNPLCVELGISAISAIGL, from the exons atggaaGATGAGGAATTCTGCGATTTCGATTCAGAATCGCTGAGCTTCGAGAAGGATCGGCATATATACTATCTGGAGATGATGTATCGGGGGCTGCCTGCTCCCTATCAAGGCCAAGAGACCATCCGCCTCACTCTCGCCTACTTCGTCATCTCCGGCCTCGACATCTTCGGCGCTCTCGATCGA ATTGACAAAGAAGCAGTCATTAATTGGGTTTTATCACTTCAAGCTCATCCAAAGGATGACagaatatttgaaaatg GCCAGTTTTACGGATTCCATGGTTCCAGAAGCTCCCAATTCCAATCAGATAATGACAGG GCTGCACAACTCAATGGCAGTCACCTAGCAAGCACGTATTGTGCACTGGCAATATTAAAGACTGTTGGCTATGATTTATCTCAAATAGACTCTGAAGTATTATTGAAATCAATGAGAACTCTGCAACAGCCTAATGGATG TTTTATGCCCATTCACACTGGAGGAGAAACAGATCTCCGCTTTGTGTTTTGTGCAG CGGCCATTTGTTCAATGTTGAAGAATTGGAGCGGCATGGATCGTGAGAAGGCTAAGGAATTTATTAGAAATTGTCAG TCGTATGACGGTGGATTTGGACTGCTTCCAGGCGCAGAATCTCATG GTGGTGCCACTTATTGTGCTGTTGCATCTCTTAAACTGATGGGGTTCTTGGGAGAAGATTCACTATCTGGAAAAGCATCCTCTGATGTCATCAACGTGCCATTGCTTCTGGATTGGAGTGTGCAG AAGCAGGCATTCGAAGATGGTGGCTTCCGAGGTAGAGCGAATAAGGCAACTGATACGTGTTACGCCTTTTG gGTGGGAGGAACTCTAAGGATTGTACAAGCTGATAAATTCATAAACGAGGAAGCATTGCGTGGATTTTTGCTGACTTGTCAATATAAG TATGGTGGTTTCAGTAAATTCCCGCGGATGTTACCAGATATTTACCACTCCTATTATGGATTTTGCGCATTTAGCATGTTGAGAGAACCCGGTCTCAACCCTTTATGCGTTGAACTGGGTATATCGGCTATTTCTGCAATTGGACTTTGA
- the LOC125197122 gene encoding geranylgeranyl transferase type-1 subunit beta-like isoform X1 — MEDEEFCDFDSESLSFEKDRHIYYLEMMYRGLPAPYQGQETIRLTLAYFVISGLDIFGALDRIDKEAVINWVLSLQAHPKDDRIFENGQFYGFHGSRSSQFQSDNDRAAQLNGSHLASTYCALAILKTVGYDLSQIDSEVLLKSMRTLQQPNGCFMPIHTGGETDLRFVFCAAAICSMLKNWSGMDREKAKEFIRNCQSYDGGFGLLPGAESHGGATYCAVASLKLMGFLGEDSLSGKASSDVINVPLLLDWSVQKQAFEDGGFRGRANKATDTCYAFWVGGTLRIVQADKFINEEALRGFLLTCQYKLDPGSPLLCQYGGFSKFPRMLPDIYHSYYGFCAFSMLREPGLNPLCVELGISAISAIGL; from the exons atggaaGATGAGGAATTCTGCGATTTCGATTCAGAATCGCTGAGCTTCGAGAAGGATCGGCATATATACTATCTGGAGATGATGTATCGGGGGCTGCCTGCTCCCTATCAAGGCCAAGAGACCATCCGCCTCACTCTCGCCTACTTCGTCATCTCCGGCCTCGACATCTTCGGCGCTCTCGATCGA ATTGACAAAGAAGCAGTCATTAATTGGGTTTTATCACTTCAAGCTCATCCAAAGGATGACagaatatttgaaaatg GCCAGTTTTACGGATTCCATGGTTCCAGAAGCTCCCAATTCCAATCAGATAATGACAGG GCTGCACAACTCAATGGCAGTCACCTAGCAAGCACGTATTGTGCACTGGCAATATTAAAGACTGTTGGCTATGATTTATCTCAAATAGACTCTGAAGTATTATTGAAATCAATGAGAACTCTGCAACAGCCTAATGGATG TTTTATGCCCATTCACACTGGAGGAGAAACAGATCTCCGCTTTGTGTTTTGTGCAG CGGCCATTTGTTCAATGTTGAAGAATTGGAGCGGCATGGATCGTGAGAAGGCTAAGGAATTTATTAGAAATTGTCAG TCGTATGACGGTGGATTTGGACTGCTTCCAGGCGCAGAATCTCATG GTGGTGCCACTTATTGTGCTGTTGCATCTCTTAAACTGATGGGGTTCTTGGGAGAAGATTCACTATCTGGAAAAGCATCCTCTGATGTCATCAACGTGCCATTGCTTCTGGATTGGAGTGTGCAG AAGCAGGCATTCGAAGATGGTGGCTTCCGAGGTAGAGCGAATAAGGCAACTGATACGTGTTACGCCTTTTG gGTGGGAGGAACTCTAAGGATTGTACAAGCTGATAAATTCATAAACGAGGAAGCATTGCGTGGATTTTTGCTGACTTGTCAATATAAG CTTGACCCTGGATCTCCTCTCTTGTGCCAGTATGGTGGTTTCAGTAAATTCCCGCGGATGTTACCAGATATTTACCACTCCTATTATGGATTTTGCGCATTTAGCATGTTGAGAGAACCCGGTCTCAACCCTTTATGCGTTGAACTGGGTATATCGGCTATTTCTGCAATTGGACTTTGA